The stretch of DNA TTCGAAAAGGTCATCCTGCTTCGCACGGTTGATACGAAATGGATGGATCATATCGATCAGATGGATCAGCTTCGCCAAGGTATCCACTTGCGTGCTTATGGACAAAACGATCCGCTCCGGGAATATCAGCTGGAAGGCTTCAATATGTTTGAAGCGATGATCACTTCCATCAAGGAAGAAGTGACACGCTATGTACTGAAAGCGGAAATCCGTGATAACCTGCAGCGCGAACAGGTTGCTAAAGGTGTCCAAGCTGTCAGCGGCGATGATACCCAAGCAGATAAGAAAAAGAAAAAATCCCCGATCGTCAAAGGCGAAACGGTAGGACGAAATGACCCATGCCCATGCGGAAGCGGCAAAAAATACAAGAACTGCCACGGACAATGATGCCGGAAGTCCCGTGCAAGCCGTTGCGCGGGTTCTGTCCCGGTCATAGACTTATATGAGGTGAGAGAAAATGGAATTTGCAGAAATCAGAAATGAACTGGATCGTATGGATAAACAATTAGCTGACTTTAGGGGGTCTCTTTGACTTAGATCAAAAGAAAGCCCGTATCGCTGAGCTGGAGGATCAGATGCTGGAACCGACGTTCTGGGATGATCAGCAGGGAGCTCAGAAAGTCATCAATGAATCCAATGGCTTGAAGGAATCAGTGGAAGGCTATGAAAAACTGGTTTCCCGCCATGAAGATTTGGAGGTTTCCTTCGAATTGGTGAAGGAAGAAGAAGACGAGGATCTTCGCAGCGAGCTGGAAGAAGAGATAGTATCGATGCGCGAAGCACTCGATGAATTCGAGCTGCTCATGCTGCTGAGTGAACCGTATGATAAGAACAATGCCATCCTTGAACTGCACCCAGGTGCCGGCGGGACGGAATCGCAGGACTGGGCGAGCATGCTGCTGCGTATGTACACGCGCTGGGCAGAACAGCATAACTTCAAAGTGGAAACACTTGATTATCTTCCTGGAGAGGAAGCTGGTGTGAAAAGTGTGACCCTTTTGATCAAAGGCTTGAATGCGTATGGCTATTTGAAAGCAGAAAAAGGCGTGCACCGTCTTGTGCGTATCTCGCCATTCGATAGTTCCGGACGCCGCCATACATCATTTGTATCCTGTGATGTGATGCCGGAATTCGATGATGACATCGATGTGGACATACGGACAGAGGATCTGAAAATCGATACGTACCGTTCGAGCGGTGCCGGCGGTCAGCACGTCAATACGACCGATTCGGCGGTAAGGATCACGCATATCCCCACCAATACGGTCGTTACATGTCAATCCGAACGTTCGCAGATCAAAAACCGCGAACATGCAATGAAGATGCTGAAAGCGAAGCTGTATCAGCTTGAAATCGAGAAGCAGCAGCAAGAGCTGAACGAAATCCGCGGGGAACAAAAAGAAATCGGCTGGGGAAGCCAAATCCGATCCTATGTGTTCCATCCATATTCCATGGTAAAAGATCATCGGACGAATGAAGAATCGGGAAATACACAGGCTGTGATGGATGGACAGCTTGATCCGTTCATCAACGCGTATTTGCGTTCCACATTATAAGGGCTTTCTGTAAAGCTTCTGTAACATAACAAGCTGAACCGTCATTCCACTCACAAGAAAAGGATGCGATTCTCTTGAAAAAAATGGCGATAGCAAGCACCATTCTTGCATTCCTGTTTATCCTGGCAGCTTGCGGCAGCAAGGATGAAACAGCCGAAACACCGCAAGAAGCCTATGAAAACAACTGTGCCATGTGTCACGGACAGGATTTGAGCGGCGGCAATGGAGGCCCTCCCCTGGATACCCTGGGCTCCAAGTATACACAAGAAGAACTTGTGGAAATCATGGAAAACGGCAAGGGCGGTATGCCAGCCGGCCAAGCGGAGGGAGAAGAGGCGGAGAAAATCGCCGAATGGCTTCGGAATCAGCAGGAATAGCGTGATTGTGACAAATACCCATACACGAGCTGTATGGGTATTTTGTTGTGTTTTTGGACCCTGTCAGCACGGAAAAACGACAGCATACAGCATAAAATATTTCAAAAAACATGTCTTTTGTCATATTTTGAAATATAAATGTAATATTAATTCATCTAAAAAAATACAAATAAGATGTTATAATGATTTCAGGTTCGAGAGCTTTTTCGATTGCTTTCGCCAATGTTCGACATACTTAAGTTAATAGATTAGCAGATTAGTTCGACATAATTTAGTTCGTAAATTAGCAGATTAGAATAAAAACAAAGGTGAGTTAAAACATGATAGAAATGAAGGGTGTGCATAAGACATATGCCAATGGCGTTACGGCGCTGAATGGCGTCAATGTGCATATCGACAGCGGGGAATTCGTGTATTTGGTAGGACCGAGCGGAGCTGGTAAATCCACATTCGTAAAAATGATCTTCCGTGGAGAAAAACCGAGCACTGGAATCGTAAAAGTCGATAACAAAGATTTAAGCACATATAAGGAACGCCATATTCCGAGGGTCAGAAGGAAAATAGGTGTTGTGTACCAGGATTTCAAATTGCTTCCGAAGCTGACAGTCTATGAAAATGTCGCTTTTGCCTTGGAAGTAATCGAAGAATCTCCTAAAATCATCCGGGATCGTGTCATGGAAGTGCTGGATCTTGTCGGGATAAAGGATAAAGCCAGATCATTACCTGATGAATTGTCAGGAGGGGAACAGCAGCGTGTCGCCATTGCCCGGGCAATAGCGAATAATCCGAAGGTCGTCATCGCCGATGAGCCAACCGGGAACCTTGATCCGGAGACATCCTGGGGCATCATGAAGGTGCTGGAGGATATCAACCAAAAAGGTACGACAATCATCATGGCAACGCACAGCAAAGAAATCGTGAATACAATCAAGAAACGCGTCATCGCCATTGAAAATGGCAGAATTGTCCGTGACGAAGCAGGAGGTGATTACGGGTATGAAGTTTAATACCGCGAAACGCCAT from Terribacillus sp. FSL K6-0262 encodes:
- the ftsE gene encoding cell division ATP-binding protein FtsE, which produces MIEMKGVHKTYANGVTALNGVNVHIDSGEFVYLVGPSGAGKSTFVKMIFRGEKPSTGIVKVDNKDLSTYKERHIPRVRRKIGVVYQDFKLLPKLTVYENVAFALEVIEESPKIIRDRVMEVLDLVGIKDKARSLPDELSGGEQQRVAIARAIANNPKVVIADEPTGNLDPETSWGIMKVLEDINQKGTTIIMATHSKEIVNTIKKRVIAIENGRIVRDEAGGDYGYEV
- a CDS encoding cytochrome c, whose amino-acid sequence is MAIASTILAFLFILAACGSKDETAETPQEAYENNCAMCHGQDLSGGNGGPPLDTLGSKYTQEELVEIMENGKGGMPAGQAEGEEAEKIAEWLRNQQE
- the prfB gene encoding peptide chain release factor 2 (programmed frameshift), with the protein product MEFAEIRNELDRMDKQLADFRGLFDLDQKKARIAELEDQMLEPTFWDDQQGAQKVINESNGLKESVEGYEKLVSRHEDLEVSFELVKEEEDEDLRSELEEEIVSMREALDEFELLMLLSEPYDKNNAILELHPGAGGTESQDWASMLLRMYTRWAEQHNFKVETLDYLPGEEAGVKSVTLLIKGLNAYGYLKAEKGVHRLVRISPFDSSGRRHTSFVSCDVMPEFDDDIDVDIRTEDLKIDTYRSSGAGGQHVNTTDSAVRITHIPTNTVVTCQSERSQIKNREHAMKMLKAKLYQLEIEKQQQELNEIRGEQKEIGWGSQIRSYVFHPYSMVKDHRTNEESGNTQAVMDGQLDPFINAYLRSTL